A portion of the Chaetodon trifascialis isolate fChaTrf1 chromosome 7, fChaTrf1.hap1, whole genome shotgun sequence genome contains these proteins:
- the c1s.2 gene encoding complement C1s subcomponent, with protein sequence MMLRLSLLLILLSRSASSMLLGWVESPGYPSGYLPHASLNWSRCAPKGHILSIRLVHLDLEDSQDCENDAVKVYSNGNLISVLCGEREFEELQSSVNPLLLSSSGGCLSLSFHSDYSNTKRHTGFRGFYTDQDFDECHDDPDNACTQFCHNFIGGYYCSCRHGYHLDEDKHTCTVSCTEDLSGLKQGDISSPSWPASYAENANCQYTLSVEDHLQLELHFSEDFDVEQSPDGQCIDALRIETPSGILGPFCGHTPPPSPLLTHSNHVHIRFTSDGFGTNKGFTLHFKTRDKVCPAVVTPHSTATPQQPEYPQGQTVTVTCELGYVANTQGTQTLSSQYTTTCQTTGIWSPNYSCEPVDCGFPNIPKDGILQLVGSDNSHTQYKDQIQLNCSSNYYTLEGDDTYTCNADGEWISSRGNTEMPKCIEVCGKPEKQTASVGRILGGKDANLGQIPWHLLIKSPKRGGASLINDRWAVTAAHVVENVEDTSLRLYGGLVDGRTTSNRFSNVVVLDSERIIIHPNYIKDTADRTNFDNDIALIRLASRVNLGPNLLPICLPEANRALVENEQGTISGWGITEVTQGQKSSFVTSYMLKYAHIGVSSLTVCQNTPSTSTKKRMIFTNNMFCAGAEGKDSCQKDSGGPFVSPMLGEDREPYYLTGIVSWGPPCRQRQHKGYYTKVANYVDWIKETIDKIEKS encoded by the exons ATGATGTTAAGATTAAG TCTCCTGCTTATCCTGCTCTCCCGCTCGGCCTCCTCGATGCTGCTGGGATGGGTGGAGTCTCCGGGGTATCCCAGTGGATACTTGCCTCATGCCAGTCTAAACTGGAGCAGGTGTGCCCCCAAAGGCCACATCCTCTCCATCAGGCTCGTCCATTTGGATCTTGAGGACAGCCAAGACTGTGAAAACGATGCTGTGAAG GTCTATTCAAATGGAAACCTAATTTCCGTACTGTGTGGCGAAAGGGAATTTGAGGAGCTTCAGTCCAGCGTAAATCccttgctcctctcctcctcgggtggctgcctctctctctccttccactCCGACTACTCAAACACCAAGAGGCACACCGGCTTCAGAGGTTTTTATACCGATCAag ACTTTGATGAATGTCACGACGACCCCGACAACGCATGCACGCAGTTCTGCCACAACTTCATTGGAGGGTACTACTGCTCCTGTCGCCATGGTTACCACCTAGACGAGGACAAACACACTTGCACTG TGAGCTGTACTGAGGATCTGTCAGGCCTGAAACAAGGTGACATATCCAGCCCCTCCTGGCCTGCTTCATACGCAGAGAACGCCAACTGTCAGTACACACTGTCTGTGGAAGACCAcctgcagctggagctgcacttCTCTGAAGATTTTGATGTAGAGCAAAGCCCTGATGGCCAGTGCATAGACGCACTGAGG attgAGACTCCCTCTGGGATTCTGGGGCCATTCTGTGGCCACACGCCTCCCCCATCTCCCCTCCTCACTCACTCAAATCATGTCCACATCCGCTTCACCTCTGATGGCTTTGGCACTAACAAAGGCTTCACTCTCCACTTCAAGACCAGAG ACAAGGTGTGTCCAGCTGTGGTAACCCCACACTCCACCGCGACTCCTCAACAACCAGAATATCCTCAGGGTCAAACAGTGACAGTCACTTGTGAGCTCGGCTATGTTGCGAACACT CAAGGCACCCAGACCCTGTCATCACAGTACACGACGACATGCCAGACTACAGGAATATGGTCTCCCAATTACAGCTGTGAAC CGGTGGATTGCGGTTTTCCCAATATCCCAAAAGATGGCATCCTTCAGTTGGTGGGCTCAGATAACTCTCACACTCAGTATAAAGACCAGATCCAGCTTAACTGCAGCTCAAACTACTACACACTGGAAGGAGATG ACACGTACACTTGCAACGCAGATGGTGAATGGATATCCAGCAGAGGCAATACGGAGATGCCAAAATGCATCGAAG TTTGCGGGaagcctgaaaaacaaacagcgagTGTAGGCAGAATTCTGGGAGGTAAGGATGCAAACCTGGGACAAATACCTTGGCATCTCTTGATAAAATCGCCGAAAAGAGGAGGAGCATCGCTGATCAATGACAGATGGGCTGTCACAGCAGCTCATGTTGTAGAAAATGTAGAGGACACCTCTTTGCGCCTGTATGGTGGGCTTGTAGATGGAAGAACAACATCAAATAGGTTTTCTAATGTAGTTGTCTTGGACAGTGAGAGGATCATAATTCATCCCAACTACATCAAGGACACTGCAGACCGCACCAATTTTGACAATGACATTGCTCTTATCAGATTAGCTTCCAGGGTGAATTTAGGCCCAAACCTGCTTCCTATTTGTCTGCCAGAGGCAAACAGGGCCTTGGTGGAAAATGAGCAAGGCACAATATCAGGCTGGGGGATAACAGAAGTAACGCAGGGACAGAAGTCTAGTTTCGTCACGTCTTACATGTTAAAATATGCTCATATTGGGGTCTCCTCCCTCACAGTGTGTCAGAACACACCTTCCACATCAACTAAGAAACGCATGATCTTCACTAATAACATGTTCTGTGCTGGAGCAGAAGGAAAGGACAGCTGCCAGAAAGACAGTGGGGGTCCGTTTGTTTCGCCTATGTTGGGTGAAGACAGAGAGCCTTACTATCTGACCGGCATTGTGTCCTGGGGACCCCCCTGTAGGCAGAGGCAGCACAAGGGTTATTACACCAAGGTGGCGAATTATGTTGACTGGATTAAGGAGACAATagataaaatagaaaaatcttAG
- the LOC139334380 gene encoding complement C1r-A subcomponent-like, which yields MFHLIVRHLLLQQRIRPLTDLVFNAKMEWTFCIIWFLYVSVGECRHLPESEPLMHGEVHSPQYPQPYPPNLLEQWDLSVPEGYQIRLTFTHLDIEASAGCHYDALTVLYGDEVLGKFCGHENSADGNHPGSHPMLSPGNRLTLIFQTDENNPERHQNVGFSAQYQAIDIDECSAPEPLDGSGPLCSQICLNTLGSYLCSCHHGFELRSDQSTCLLSCNGGIFDEPEGHLFSPGYPNPPLHAVSCQYIISVESGFTVSLNFTDNFHIESVDTQQGPSCLHHWLQVTIPGQEPMKLCGGKSPGLIVTNSNRVTLDYHTDDEGLSNGWSMDYTTHRVKCPFPGNIAKGRVMPFLTEYLYRDYIYARCDQGYKLMMDGKEIKSFSTMCQNNGQWHLPLPECHIIDCGEPKPLLNGGVTFLSGFQNQYLSVIEYHCNEPFYSLLGGLKISFTCEADRKWRSSNDVVLSPTCIPVCGQPTKLISAYQRIIGGREAPDDTIPWQVLLSVDGQRAGGMVIADRWIMTAAHVLKHNGEEASNKVVRIYMGLTDVKTLQNSPLLAASVHVHPGYNNTSGADFNNDIALIKMQDSITFNSSIMPICLPAEGVTYATGMMGLVSGFGLTEDGKRRILTNKLKYVQLPVVDQETCTDSITVARRTKDHVPSLTNNMFCAGVPEGGKDSCQGDSGGPFTLSDDGQFWAAGIVSWGVDCGRQGTYGVYTKVSNYLDWINQTMQEN from the exons ATGTTTCACTTGATTGTGAGACATTTGCTCCTGCAGCAGCGGATCCGTCCACTCACAGATTTGGTATTTAATGCAAAGATGGAGTGGACCTTCTGCATCATCTG GTTTCTGTATGTGTCAGTGGGGGAGTGCAGACATCTGCCGGAGTCAGAGCCTCTAATGCACGGGGAGGTCCATTCCCCCCAGTATCCTCAGCCTTACCCTCCCAACCTGCTGGAGCAGTGGGACCTCAGTGTGCCTGAGGGCTACCAGATCCGACTCACCTTCACACACCTGGACATTGAAGCTTCTGCAGGCTGCCATTACGACGCCCTTACA GTTCTCTATGGTGATGAGGTTCTGGGAAAGTTCTGTGGCCATGAGAATTCTGCTGATGGGAATCACCCGGGCAGCCACCCCATGTTGTCTCCAGGCAACAGACTCACCCTCATTTTCCAGACAGATGAGAACAACCCAGAGCGCCACCAGAACGTAGGCTTCTCCGCTCAGTACCAGGCAATAG ACATAGATGAGTGTTCTGCACCAGAGCCTTTAGATGGCTCAGGCCCACTCTGCTCTCAGATCTGCCTCAACACCCTTGGCTCATACCTCTGCTCCTGTCACCACGGCTTTGAGCTTCGCTCAGACCAGAGCACCTGTTTGT TATCCTGTAACGGTGGTATATTTGATGAGCCAGAGGGGCATCTGTTCAGTCCAGGATACCCTAACCCCCCACTTCATGCTGTGTCCTGTCAGTACATCATTTCTGTAGAGTCTGGCTTCACTGTCTCTCTTAACTTCACTGACAACTTCCACATCGAGAGCGTGGACACTCAGCAAGGCCCAAGCTGCCTCCATCACTGGTTGCAA GTAACCATTCCAGGCCAAGAGCCCATGAAGCTGTGTGGTGGAAAGAGTCCCGGTCTGATAGTCACGAACTCCAACAGAGTCACGCTGGACTACCACACTGATGATGAGGGCCTGAGCAACGGCTGGAGCATGGACTACACCAcacaca GAGTGAAGTGTCCATTTCCTGGTAATATAGCTAAGGGCAGGGTCATGCCTTTCTTGACTGAATATCTCTACAGAGACTACATCTATGCCCGCTGTGACCAAGGATACAAGCTGATGATG gaTGGGAAGGAGATCAAGAGTTTCTCTACCATGTGTCAAAACAATGGACAGTGGCACCTTCCTCTGCCTGAATGCCACA taATTGATTGTGGAGAACCCAAACCTTTGCTGAATGGAGGGGTGACCTTCCTGTCTGGTTTTCAGAATCAGTACCTTTCTGTCATTGAGTATCACTGCAATGAGCCATTTTACTCTCTCCTTGGGGGTTTAAAAA ttagtttcacctgtgaagcagacagaaagTGGAGGTCCAGCAATGATGTTGTTTTAAGTCCAACATGTATACCAG TCTGTGGCCAGCCCACGAAACTCATCTCTGCCTATCAGAGGATCATTGGAGGCAGAGAAGCTCCAGACGACACCATCCCCTGGCAAGTGCTACTGAGTGTAGATGGACAAAGAGCAGGAGGTATGGTGATTGCAGACCGCTGGATTATGACTGCAGCTCATGTTCTTAAACATAATGGAGAGGAAGCATCAAACAAGGTTGTGCGG ATATACATGGGACTCACTGATGTTAAAACCCTGCAGAACTCTCCCCTGCTTGCTGCCTCAGTCCATGTTCACCCTGGATACAACAACACCAGTGGCGCAGACTTCAACAATGACATCGCCTTGATCAAAATGCAGGACTCAATCACATTCAACTCATCCATTATGCCAATATGTTTGCCAGCAGAGGGTGTCACATACGCTACTGGCATGATGGG actGGTTTCAGGCTTTGGCCTCACAGAAGATGGCAAACGACGGATTTTAACAAATAAGCTGAAGTACGTGCAGCTCCCTGTGGTGGACCAGGAGACGTGCACTGATTCAATCACTGTGGCAAGGAGGACAAAAGACCACGTACCAAGTCTGACAAATAACATGTTTTGTGCTGGAGTCCCTGAAGGTGGGAAGGACTCCTGCCAAGGTGACAGTGGAGGGCCCTTCACCCTGAGTGATGACGGACAGTTCTGGGCTGCTGGGATTGTCAGCTGGGGGGTTGACTGCGGACGGCAGGGAACATATGGAGTCTATACCAAAGTCAGCAACTACCTGGACTGGATCAACCAGACTATGCAGGAGAACTGA
- the LOC139334179 gene encoding complement C1r-A subcomponent-like — translation MGWTYCVIWFLFWSVSECWQLFNSQRVIRGEVQSPQYPRPYPPNLLKQWDLWVPGGYQIQLSVTHLDIKASWGCHQDSLSVLHDQKVLGKFCGQENSNDHPGKEPILSQGNSLTLIFQTNNSTAELQQHIGFAAIYKAVDVDECSKQDPGSGPLCSQICVNMPGSYHCSCHYGYKLHLDQHTCLLSCDSCIFDKHEGRLSSPGYPDPSPPFLSCKYIISVEPRLTVTLNFTDSFHIESVDAQQGPRCLHHWLQVTIPDREPMKLCGGKSPGLIATNSSIVRLDYHTNNEGLSHGWSLHYSTKAIDCGEPKPLLNGGITFLSGLQNQNRSVVQYHCNEPFYSFSQGTNVYFTCEADGKWRSNHTDVPPTCIPVCGKPTKLISAYQRIIGGREAPDDTIPWQVLLSVDGQRAGGMVIADRWIMTAANVLTYNGNPVLKEDVRIYMGQTDIKTLQNSPLFAASVHVHPGYNNPDFLDFDSNIALIKLQEPITFNSSIMPICLPAEGATYVTGMMGLVSGFGLTDFGRRRLLTNKLKYVQLPVVDQETCTDSITVARRTKDRAPSLTNNMFCAGVPEGGKDSCRGDSGGPFILRDDGRFWAAGIVSWGIDCGRQGTYGVYTKVSNYLDWINQTMQEN, via the exons ATGGGATGGACCTACTGTGTTATATG GTTTCTGTTTTGGTCGGTGAGTGAGTGCTGGCAGCTGTTCAACTCTCAGCGTGTAATACGTGGGGAGGTCCAGTCCCCTCAGTACCCACGGCCTTACCCTCCAAACCTGCTGAAGCAATGGGACCTCTGGGTTCCTGGGGGCTACCAGATCCAGCTGTCTGTAACACATCTGGATATTAAAGCTTCTTGGGGCTGCCATCAAGACTCTCTCTCG GTTCTCCATGATCAAAAGGTCTTGGGGAAGTTTTGTGGGCAGGAAAATTCAAATGACCACCCAGGCAAAGAGCCGATCCTTTCTCAAGGCAACAGTCTGACTCTCATATTCCAAACAAACAACTCCACTGCAGAACTCCAACAGCACATTGGCTTCGCTGCTATCTACAAGGCAGTAG ATGTGGATGAGTGTTCAAAACAGGACCCTGGCTCtggtcctctctgctctcagatcTGCGTCAACATGCCTGGTTCTTACCACTGCTCCTGTCACTATGGTTACAAGCTTCATTTAGACCAacacacatgtttgt TATCCTGTGATAGTTGTATATTTGACAAGCATGAGGGACGTCTGTCCAGTCCAGGGTACCCTGACCCTTCACCTCCCTTTCTGTCCTGCAAGTACATCATCTCTGTGGAGCCCAGACTCACTGTCACTCTAAACTTCACTGACAGCTTCCACATAGAGAGTGTGGACGCTCAGCAAGGTCCCAGGTGTCTACATCACTGGCTGCAG GTGACCATCCCAGACAGAGAGCCCATGAAGCTGTGTGGTGGAAAGAGTCCAGGTCTGATAGCTACAAATTCCAGTATTGTCAGACTGGACTACCACACTAACAATGAAGGCCTGAGTCATGGCTGGAGCCTCCATTACAGCACAAAGG cgATTGATTGTGGAGAGCCCAAACCTTTGCTGAATGGAGGGATAACCTTTCTGTCTGGCTTACAGAATCAGAACCGCTCTGTTGTTCAGTATCACTGCAATGAACCGTTTTACTCTTTCTCTCAGGGCACAAATG tttatttcacctgtgaagcaGATGGAAAGTGGAGATCTAACCATACCGATGTCCCTCCAACATGTATACCTG TCTGTGGCAAGCCCACAAAACTCATCTCTGCCTATCAGAGGATCATTGGGGGCAGAGAAGCTCCAGACGATACCATCCCCTGGCAAGTGCTACTGAGCGTAGATGGACAAAGAGCAGGAGGTATGGTGATTGCAGACCGCTGGATTATGACTGCAGCTAATGTCCTAACATACAATGGAAATCCAGTATTGAAAGAGGATGTACGG ATATACATGGGACAGACTGATATTAAAACCCTGCAGAACTCTCCCCTCTTTGCTGCCTCAGTCCATGTTCACCCTGGATACAACAACCCCGACTTCTTAGACTTTGACAGTAACATTGCCTTGATCAAACTGCAAGAGCCAATCACATTCAACTCGTCGATTATGCCAATATGTTTGCCAGCAGAGGGTGCCACATATGTCACTGGCATGatggg ACTGGTTTCAGGCTTTGGCCTCACAGATTTTGGCAGACGACGGCTTTTAACAAATAAGCTGAAGTACGTGCAGCTCCCTGTGGTGGACCAGGAGACGTGCACTGATTCAATCACTGTGGCAaggaggacaaaagacagagcACCAAGTCTGACAAATAACATGTTTTGTGCTGGAGTCCCTGAAGGTGGGAAGGACTCCTGCCGAGGTGACAGTGGAGGGCCCTTCATCCTGAGGGATGACGGACGGTTCTGGGCTGCTGGGATTGTCAGCTGGGGGATTGACTGCGGACGGCAGGGAACATACGGAGTCTATACCAAAGTCAGCAACTACCTGGACTGGATCAACCAGACTATGCAGGAGAACTGA
- the LOC139334180 gene encoding complement C1r-A subcomponent-like translates to MGWTYSVLWILCLSVSECWQLANTEAVMYGVVRSPQYPQPYLPNLLKQWDLWVPDGYQIQLSFTHLDIKASSGCHQDSLTVFYDQKVLGKFCGQENSTDHPGEESIFSQSNSLTLVFQTNDSTPELRKHIGFSATYKAIDMDECSKQDPGSGPLCSQICVNTPGSYHCSCHYGYKLHLDQRTCLFSCGGDIFDKHEGHLSSPRYPYPSPPFLSCKYIISVESRLTVTLNFTDNFHIESVDTQQGPRCLHHWLQVTIPDREPMKLCGGKSPGLIATNSSIVRLDYHTDNEGLSHGWSLHYSTDENDCGEPKPLLNGGVTFPSGFQNQYRSVIQYYCNEPFYSLPGGVNISFTCEADRKWRSNNNITPTCIPVCGKPTKLISTYQRIIGGREAPDNTIPWQVLVNIGGIRAGGMVIADRWIMTAAHDLTHNRKPVSKERVRIYMGRTYVKSLLRSPALAASIHIHPEYNNPSGLDFDNDIALIKLQDPITFNSSIMPICLPAEGAPYVTGVMGLTSGFGIMEIYPPRTATKLKYVHLPVVDQETCRDSVNKLKKTRNNIPSLTNNMFCAGIPEGGKDSCLGDSGGPFTLSDDGQFWAAGIISWGVDCGQQGTYRVYTKVSNYLDWINQTMQDN, encoded by the exons ATGGGATGGACCTACTCTGTTCTATG GAtcctgtgtttgtcagtgagtgaGTGCTGGCAGCTGGCCAACACTGAAGCTGTAATGTATGGAGTAGTCCGGTCCCCTCAGTATCCCCAGCCTTATCTTCCCAACCTGCTGAAGCAATGGGACCTCTGGGTTCCTGACGGCTACCAGATCCAGCTGTCTTTCACACATCTGGATATCAAAGCTTCTTCAGGCTGCCATCAAGACTCTCTGACG GTTTTCTATGATCAAAAGGTCTTGGGGAAGTTTTGTGGCCAAGAAAATTCAACTGATCACCCAGGCGAAGAGTCAATCTTCTCTCAAAGCAACAGCTTGACTCTCGTATTCCAAACAAATGACTCCACTCCAGAGCTCCGAAAACACATTGGCTTCTCTGCTACCTACAAGGCAATAG ACATGGATGAGTGTTCAAAACAGGACCCTGGCTCtggtcctctctgctctcagatcTGCGTCAACACGCCTGGTTCTTACCACTGCTCCTGCCACTATGGTTACAAGCTTCATTTAGACCAGcgcacatgtttgt TCTCCTGTGGTGGAGATATATTTGACAAGCATGAGGGACATCTATCTAGTCCAAGGTACCCTTACCCTTCACCTCCTTTTCTGTCCTGCAAGTACATCATCTCTGTGGAGTCCAGACTCACTGTCACTCTAAACTTCACTGACAACTTCCACATAGAGAGTGTGGACACTCAGCAAGGTCCCAGGTGTCTACATCACTGGCTGCAG GTGACCATCCCAGACAGAGAGCCCATGAAGCTGTGTGGTGGAAAGAGTCCAGGTCTGATAGCTACAAATTCCAGTATTGTCAGACTGGACTACCACACTGACAATGAAGGCCTGAGTCATGGCTGGAGCCTCCATTACAGCACAGACG AAAATGACTGTGGAGAGCCCAAACCTTTGCTGAATGGAGGGGTGACCTTCCCGTCTGGCTTTCAGAATCAGTACCGTTCTGTTATTCAGTATTACTGTAATGAACCATTTTACTCTCTCCCTGGGGGTGTAAATA TTAGTTTCACCtgtgaagcagacagaaagTGGAGATCCAACAACAATATAACTCCAACATGTATTCCTG TCTGTGGCAAGCCCACGAAACTCATCTCTACCTATCAGAGGATCATTGGAGGCAGAGAAGCTCCAGACAATACCATCCCCTGGCAAGTGCTAGTGAATATTGGTGGAATAAGAGCAGGAGGCATGGTGATCGCAGACCGCTGGATTATGACTGCAGCTCATGACCTCACACATAATAGAAAACCAGTGTCAAAAGAACGTGTACGG atttacatgGGACGCACTTATGTTAAAAGCTTGTTGAGGTCTCCTGCATTGGCTGCTTCAATCCATATTCACCCTGAATACAACAACCCCAGTGGCTTAGACTTCGACAATGACATCGCTTTGATCAAACTGCAAGACCCAATCACATTCAACTCGTCCATTATGCCAATATGTTTGCCAGCAGAGGGCGCACCATATGTCACTGGTGTGATGGG actGACGTCAGGCTTTGGCATTATGGAAATTTACCCCCCTCGGACTGCAACGAAGCTGAAATATGTGCACCTCCCTGTGGTGGACCAAGAGACATGTCGTGATTCAGTCAATAAGCTGAAAAAGACAAGGAACAACATCCCAAGTCTGACAAATAACATGTTTTGTGCTGGAATCCCTGAAGGTGGGAAGGACTCCTGTCTAGGCGACAGTGGAGGGCCCTTCACCCTGAGTGACGACGGACAGTTCTGGGCTGCTGGAATCATCAGCTGGGGGGTTGACTGCGGACAGCAGGGAACTTACAGAGTCTATACCAAAGTCAGCAACTACCTGGACTGGATCAACCAGACTATGCAGGATAACTGA